Within the Miscanthus floridulus cultivar M001 chromosome 17, ASM1932011v1, whole genome shotgun sequence genome, the region TGATATATTCCAAAAACTAAGCATTCATAGAGATAAAACTAGCAATGACGTCATCTGAGAAAATAAACTCTTTACAGTAACAATAGTGATTACCTCTTATAACTTCACTCTATGGGTAGTCATCCATATTCTACGAACTATATATGATCATCATTTGGAATAGCATAAAAAATTCTTGTTCCACAGAGCTATTGACGTAATCATTCATAAATCCGTCCCCAATACGATTCCACCATGGACTACCAAGCTCAGAAATAGTATCCAACTGAGCAAATACTGCACCAGCTCACACATTGTCAATGTAAATATGAAGCTGAAGACTAAGATCTTTTAGCTCATTTGAATTAAAATTAGCAGGATAATGCATAAGCAGTCACACTTATATGATTAAAAAAAGCTAATTTCTTTGCCTGCCATCTTGCTGAAATGAGCCAATGGGGAGTAGATGGAAGACAGCGTAACTTTTGAGCGGTGACACTGAGTCCGTGAGTCGGCAGGATGCAGCGACGCCGATGCGCCAGGTTGTGAGGCGCGAGTACGAGTGCGACGCTGGATGCCGATGCGAGTGTGCGACGCTGGGTCGCTCGTCGCTGGCACGTACCAACCGCTAGAAGCCGAAAGGGCGTCGTGCCATCTTTGCGAGTATGCCAGAGATAAGGAGAGAAACCGATCAACAAGGCAACGGCAACGGAGAGTTTGTCTGTTGTCGTTTGAGCTTATGAAACTTCTGGGCTGTTGACGGTTGTTTGTGACTAGTGTCCTTGAGTCCAGATCCACGTAGTGGGCTGCTTGCGGGCTTCAAAACTCTATTGTGACTTCTGAGTTGGACTATGTGCTGCTCACCTACCGGGGTCAGTTCCTAATTTTGCCGGGGTCAAGCACGGCCAGGTAAGATACGTTTAGGGGGATTCTCACGAGGTTATCGGGGTCTGCCGACCCCGACGATATGAGGCAGATTCGCCCCTGTTTGAGTCTCCCTTTGATGATCTGTACACCATTACAACGCCTGGACAACagcaagatggctcttcttcctcttcttctcagcAACAACTCACACTGTATGACCAAAGACTATGTGATCCCCAGTTCTTCTCCCAATCAACCAATGAATCAAACATGCAGTTCTCCGGTGTAGTCACCATCCCTGGAATGTACAATGTCAGTAGCAACCTCGGACAGAACCACCTTCAGATTGCTGCAGGGGTTAGTCCAGACTACCAAAGGATTAGATCAAACAATGCTCTTCACCACATAAGACAGATCCTGATGGAGGACGTTGATGAGAGGGTCGGCTCGCATGAAGGGGAGGCCGCCCTTCAGGCTGCTGAGAAGGCCTTCTACGATATTCTTGAGCAGGTATACCCGCCTTCACTCGACTGGTCATCGCTACATCACAGCGCCGAAGCAGGAGAAGGACCAGGTGAGGGTAGCAAAGTTATCACAAAAGGCCTCGCAGAAGCAGTTTCACTACCGACATTTCCAGTCACAGCATGTTGCAGTCCTTGCCAGCCCCATTGAGTCCATATAGCTATGGCAGGAGTCTTTTCCTGCCATATCAGCCTTTGGCAAGCACTGGGAGGGCCTCAAGATTTGGTTTCTCTGCCTTGCAAATTGGAAGAGAAGCCGAGGATGGAAAGGGGTTTGATAAGATGATGATCTGTTTGGAAAAAGACAAGCTTTCGATCTGCAGACTGGACACTACTAAGGCAAAAACAGTAGCCGGGAAGAGCAAATATGCAATCTTTCAGATCACCGACTACAGGAACAATCCATATATCCAAGACTCGGATACTAGGGAAGGGAAAAGTAAAAACTATACCATCACTTGCGAAATAAGCCGAAACGAAAAGTTCGACAGGGTCTTGCTATGCTATGGTCTGGACTGTTTCATTGAAACAGCAAGGCTGAGAGACATGGCTGCAAAGGAAGCAAGTGAAATTTCACCAAAGGGTCAAAGCAAAACACCCGCTCGACAGAAGTTGTGGGGTACTATGCAGCTCAAGAAAGAGGTGGTCGACCTCAGGACCCTCCTCATCCACTGTGCACAAGCTGTGGCAGCTGACGACCGTCTCTTGGCTGGTGAGCTCATCAAGAAGATAAGGCAGCACTCCTCGAGAGATGGAGAGTGTTGCCAGAGACTGGCATTTTACTTCGTGAATGGCCTTGAGGCACGCCTGGCTGGGACAGGGAGTCAGTTGTTCCCCAAGGTGCTGGCAACGCGAATAAGCGACGAAGATTTGTTGAAGGTCTACAACTTCTATCTTGCAGTTTGCCCTTTCCTCAGGGCATCATACACCTTCGCTAACCAAAGTATCTTGGAAGCTTCAGTGGGCCAATCCAAGGTGCACATCGTCGACATCGGTGTCTGCTTTGGGTTTCAATGGCCGTCGCTGATTCAGCTTTTTGGTGAGCAAGGAGTGCCTCCAAGGCTTCGGTTCACAGGTATAGAAGTGCCTCGGCCTGGTTTCAGCCCCTTGGGAGAACATTGAGCGGGCAGGGAAGCTGTTGGCGGACTATGCAAACATGTACAAGGTACCCTTTAAGTATCAGGGCATTTACTCACGATATGAAGATATTCAGAATGAAGATCTCAACATTGAGGAGGATGAAGTGCTTATAATCAACTGCATGTGCCAGATGAAGAACCTCGGCGATGAGTCATTTTGAAACGAACAGTAGTTTAACAGATTAGCATAAAAACACAGGTTGCGTATGAAGCTTTAATAAAAGACATATATGCAAGACAAGGGGTAACATTTACCGGCATCTATTTGATTCTTTTGGCCTATCCAATCCACCTTGAAACAGAGACAAACAACACAGAGCGTTAATTCCAAACAAATTCAGGAACTGACACAGCACTGCAATGTAAGCATTATATCAAACAATTTCAGCCACCTGCTCAGGATAACTCCCTTCTTCAAAGTAAAACTCAGGCCGGCCCCGTTTGCTGGGATCAAACCTCGGCTTCATCTTGGGGACCGCGCTGGTGAGGATGATGAGCGCGTCGATTCCCTCAATCGCAGGAGCAATGCTCTCGGGGTCTCTTATGTCGCCGATGAAcacgtcatcaccgcctccgattTTGCCCTTGCTCTCTCCCGTCCTGACTAGGCCTCGTCCCACAAACTGGCCTGCCCTCTCCTTCAACTTCTTGTACACAATTTGGCCTGGGTTACCACAGATGGGAAAAATTGGATTTTTGCAATCGGAGAGATGAATCAGCAACAATGTGAACCGCTCTAGGCTCTATCAACGGCCAAAAGCCGAGAGCTTTGCCTACGGATGAGAAGTGCCAAATGAGCGGAACTTCAGGAAACCTACCTGTTCGGCCGCCGGCGCCGGTGACGAGCACGGTGCGCGGCGACCCACCGCCGGCCGCGGCCAGCCCGGCCCTCCTGGGTCCCCGCCTCGCTGAGATAACCTGGCAGGGATGCCGTAGAGGTGCGCCCGTGAACGGAGAAGCCAACCGCAcacacgccgccgccgtggccatggTTCTCCGCCGTGGCCATGGTCTCCTCATCGCTTTCGTGCCGCAGGTTACGACGGATGATGGCCGTTGAGGCTTATTGGGCCGCATGTGTGAGTGGGCCAAACCCACTTCGAATTGAGCCTGTTTTGTCAGGATCAGGGGAGTGTGCTTCGTTGCTGGAAATAGCCCAAGGATTGGTTTTGAGAGGATCTTGTCCTTTAAAAATATGTTCGGACGCTGCTTCGGTAACCTGCTCATTTGTTAAAAAATCAATCGGACCCTTCAACGGCTTTAAAAAAACTAGACGATGCGATATTTCTCTACTCCACCTCGCGGTGTTCTTCACCGCCACACCCACGCTGCTTGCTCACAGCGGCAGCCTCTACCGAGTCGGTGAGCCTCTCGCTGCCGTCGAGGTCTGGCCACTCGCGCGGTGCCGCTAGCTGCCCGAGCCAATCCAGAAGCAACCGCACAGACGCTCGGACACCGCGTGTCGCCAGGCGACAAGGAGAAGGGGTCGTCGCTGGCCAGGCCCGGGCCAGGCGCAGACGAAGCTGGCCGCTGCCAGGTCGTGCCACCATCCTCGGTCACCGGCTGGCCGGAACCGGCCGTTTCCCGTTCTGCTCTGCGTCGTGCGAAAGAAGGGtgaaaacacatgttgcaagcgtacgtTTTAagtatttcaaatgtttcaaaaTGCAAGTGTTTCAGTTGAATATTACAAAAGTAggtcgggatgttgcatatgttgcaatgattgtacacgtatgttataagtgtctgttcccaatgtttcatttgtgttttcagacatatgttggaaatgtgtttatctagatgcacacatatgttgcaagtattttatcactactacactcgcacctttcacagccGCGTCATAACCCACATCGCAGTCTAATTTTGGCCTCGGCAGTAAGCTGTCGGCAGTGATACTCATAGTCCTCACTGTCGGTATCTAGGACCGACTGGGGTGTACACTACACCGCTGTATTGGCTTATCATTCGTctgtgataaggtccttacttctgtCGCATTGGAACACGACCCGCATGTGTGGGTATGCCCTAACACCGCCGTATgcttatgatccatccgtgatcagatccttattccatcgcattggagcatgacccaccTATGTCGAGGCGAACATCACCGTCGTTTTAGCGTATGAACCGTCTTGGTCATAGGGTATGGTTATCGTCGCGTTGTAGTACGATCCGCccgtgatgatcctttagtcggtgtCAGGTTACTAAACAATTCGGCGGTGATGCACTATTGACCCCTGCTGCATCAGACAAATAGCGGTGGTGATGGCCGTCTGCTTCACCAAAGGCGAGTGATACggcggtgatgacaaaacaaccaacggccccacaacgaagagtacttgttataatcattacacatcattcatcatgtcaaaaatgaagagtacttgttataataacaatgctcgacactaacataacaactatGTCAATTGATAAATTAACACAAGTggtacatagatagcataataaaggttctgctcTCTATAGACTTACGTAACTAAATCGAGGTAGATATGCTCCGTTCGTTTAGATTGGCACTCCTTGATCAGCATGgaactcctcttcttcctcccatagcCATTGCAGAAAAATCGTTCAAAAACACAGAGACTCCAAAACCTGCACAATGCAAAGCAGTAggattaataatattcaacataccatTGGTTTAGTTAGCAAGCCAAAATTAgactatatatagactcaaaatAACTCCACACCTGAACAAAGATATATCCTAACAATAAAATAAAACATATGCACATTTActactctgctaatgactccatgaacaaggaaacataaggcagatactgaggtccgttcaaataaatactccaagtaCTTTTAGGATAGCGGACAACCTGGGCAGGGAGACATAAACTTTTCTGTggctcatgtcatatgccatcagtgtTTTGTCCtccccaataaggaaaatcaaattccattctaggtgaactgcaatcactctgttGTCCGCAATGGCAGCCTCGGAACCGAGTAAGTGTTTGAGaagcatatttcaagtgtttcatctattttcagacgtctattgcaagtgttgcatctagatgtttcaaaagtagatcaggtgttgcacatGGGGTGCGCGTGGGAAACAGGAGGGGCTACGAGTAGTCTCCCCGCACAGTCTGGCAGTGCGGGCCCCGCATGGGCGCGCGAAACGTATGCGCGAGCGGAGACGTGCTAGCGCAAGCGCAGGCGTGGAGTGCAGGCGCACGTGCGGAAACAGAGTGCAGCGCGGAAGTCCAGACACGGGCGTTCGTCCGGACGTCCGCGCGCTTGCACTACCGTTAAAATATCACTTTTCATAGATTATTATTCAGGGCCTATCATCAATTAAACACATCCGATCCTAAAAAAAGGAAGATCAATGAAACACATCCGATCCCCAAAAGAAAAAAATCAATGAAACACATCCAAGTTTTTTTATAGAAGAGAATTAATGTAGAGCTTAGAGTTACACCTTAATAAATGTGTGTGTTGGTATGAAGATTTTTAAGTTTTGGAAAATGGTGGTTCGAAAATGAAGGTTTTAAAGAAACAGTGATCAAAGCCTAGAACAGTTCTTGTCAAGGTGAGAGTAGTATGGGTATTTGGCCAATATAAGGTAGGAATTCTAAGAAGATCAATTAGAAGTCTGGCGATCAATTTAGTTGTAGTGTTAAATAGATAGAAAGTCGGTTTTTGCCGAGGAATACTAGTCAAGATCTCATCTATGAATCTTGAGAGTTAACTACGGATGAAACGGCTAGAATGAAACAGATTGCTAAAGAACTTGGTAAGATTTGGGCATTGGAGGAGGAAATTAAAGGTAGACAAAGATCAAGGTATAAATGTTTTTGAGGGGGTAGAAACACGCCATGTTTTCAGTTTGTAACAAatcaaagaaataaaaagaaaaaagttgAAGTTCTAGAGGGTCTCAAATTCTAGTGGAAGACCAAAGGTATAATAAATATAAGAGAATTTGGCGTTTCTACTTATTCCAAGCCTTAATGGTAATTTTACCCCTCTTTTTTAACTTTTTGTTTTTACCCTCGTTATTTTTACGTGAAGCCTCCGTCTACCCCTGCTTTGTAAACAGCGTTGGTAATGGTCGGATTAAATagcaaaaaaatagaaaagaaaagataggTGGCCGAAAAGACAGAAATGCCCCTGGGGCCTTTTCCTACTCGGCAAAGTCGCACGACACGGTCTTGGTTCGCAAGTCACGGTTGCTGGCTTAGGGTTCGAGCGGCGCGGCTCCTGGCGGTGGCCCGGCTCCTGGCGGTGCGCCTCCTTCTCCCCGTCGCCCTCCCTATCTCCCCGCCCTCCACATTCCTCGGCTCGCGGCGAAGaccggcggcggcgctagggGGGAGGTGGTGCAGGAGCCTCTGTGGGTGCTAGGGCGCTAGGGAGGCACGCGGCCACACCCCGGCGATGAGCAGGTGGCCGCGCGTCCAGCCCCCGACGGCGCGCGGGAGGCACGCGGCGAGCCCCTTGCGGCTCGCGAGAGGGCGTGGCCACCCCCGGCGACCAGCGGGAGGGCGCGCGGCCACCCCCGGCGGCACCCGGGTGGCATGTGGCGAGCCCCCTGCGGCGCACGGCTAGCCCCGGCACGGCGGTGCCGGCTTCTGTGGCTTTGTGCGATGGTCAGTCATTCCGGTCCTGTATCTGTTTGCCAAAATGTTGGTTTTGTATCTGTCTTTTCAGATGAAACTGAATATGCATTTTTATGATTTGTTTTCATCAATAAACAGATTTGAAGAGTTTATCGACCGGAGACGTTCACTTGTAATGCAAAAAAATGTTCGTGTAGGTTGACAAAACAGCCACTAGTTGTATTGCACTTCGTTGTAATCTTCAGTAGTCAGTTTATGCCTGGCATGTGTATCCAGCGGAGATTTCTAGAAACCTATACTGCTTAAATCTTCGGCTGGGCGCGCGGCGTCCCCGACCCGGTGTCCCCGCATAGCAATGTACTTGAGCTTCTGTAATATCTGGACTTGTTGGAGTTAATCAGAAACGGATCTCCAAGGAACAAGGAAAATGCTGCTGGTGTTGCCAGTTATGGTGCATCTATGCAatggcaagcagcagcagcagcatcttgCTGAAGCACAGAGGAGGCCAGGCATCGTTGAGCGCATGCAGATATGCGAATCGTGTGATATAATAATTTGTGTTTGTATGAATTTTGGCATAAATGCTATCAAATTTTTGCACATATTTATAATAATAAAAGGAACACAAGAATTATGTGTGATTTTGTTACCAATATCTCTAGCAAATCTATCAAAACTTTGGTCATGaaataggggtaaaatcacaaaaaTCTCTAACAAAGAAGAGGTAAAATTGCATGGGCAAACTTGTCTTTTGTCTAAAAGTTAGCATTGTTAACATGACTTCACGGAATAGGGGCATACTCTTCCTTCGTTTTGAAAACACAATGGTAAAAttacaaagttaaaaaaataagGGTAAAATCACTATTTCGCTATAAAACAGGGGTAGAAATGCTTAAACCCCTAAATATAAAGGTGAACTTTTACAAAAACTTCTTTGCTTTCTAGGAACTAGGATAGAGGTAGTGCTAGGCTAGATACTAGTTTGTGGACTAAATCGAGAAGGTTACTAGAGAGGAAAAGAATGATGAATTGCTGTGCTAAAGGGGCTCCAGGTCTAGATGGACTATCTTTTCATTTTACTATCCTTATAAGAAACTATCAAAAGTGATCTAATCAACCCATTTAGTGATTTTAGTGAAGGGAAATCAGATCTTTTCATAATAATTTTTGTCATGTCAACCTTAATTTCCAACAAAGCTAAAGCTAGGAATATGTTAACTAATAGGCTCGGGAAGTTAGCTCAGCCTCAGAGGTTGCTTTCTTCTCAACAAAGTGCTTTCATCAAGGGCAGATTTGTCCCGGAAGTGCAACAACAGCACACGGGATTGTTTATAGTGTTCACAAATTGAAAATCTAAAAATTATTTTGAAATTAgattacagaaaagcatatgaCATAGTTAGTTGAGATTTTCTTGTTGACATCCTAGAATCTAAATCTAAATGGAGAAGAAAGTGAGTTCTTCAAATTTGGTAAAGGTCTCATACAGGGGACCATATCTCTCCTATTCTTTTCAACTTTGTTGGTGATGTCTTGACTAGAATGTCAATGAAGGTAGCTAGAGCTAAGTTAGTATAAGGTCTTATGTTTGATTTTAGACATGATGGTGTTATCTCCCCAAAACATGTAGATGATACCAATTTTTTTTGGTTGTTGATGATAAGGATCACTTGAAGAATCTAAAAAAGGTATCATGGTATGGGTTTAACAAATTTCTGACATAAAGGATCAACTTCCACAAAAGTGAGATTGTTCTTCCAaatgtacatatatatagggagagtagaTGTTTGTTCCCCGGCCCGTAGCTGGCTTGATAGAATGTGAAGAAAGAGATTGAGGGAGAGACCAAAAGATGGAGTTGCAAAGGTGCACACGTGGAGGGGAATGGACCTGCAATGAATAGTTTTAAAACTTCATGAACCTAGAAATCTACTTTTGGAGATGATGAATCTAACTGAAACCCTGTATAAGTAAATGGACCCCAGTGCATCTAACTCAATTATTTTTGGCCAATAGAAAGCATAATGCAATTGGGGGGAGGGGGTTAAGGAGGTGCCTCTCCCAACGACTTATGTCACCCAGTTGAATATCCTTCACGCGATGGTcctgttcggctggcagaattttggctgaaactggctgttctggctgaattgttgtgagagaaaaacactattctggttgaaaaaacaagctgaacaagccgaatatatggggtaagccgaacggagcctatAGATTTCGTGACTATACCATATGCGTTACTACTAAAGCGGCGCAGGCTATATAGCCTATAGCTGTCAAAGGCGGTTGCTTATCGATATGGTGATGGATGCTGGAGGCGGCTAGAGATACACCATGTAACGTACGCATGCATCATGCCTATTACGCCTGCTCTAGTGCAATGGTAAGTCCATCCATACCAACTTACCTGTCATCATTGCGCAGGAACTACCATAGTGCCTGCACATTTGCGGCGGGGGACTCGAGCGGCGACGACCGAGATGACGAGAGAAGCATGAGGGACGATCCTTCTCACGCGCGCCACGGACCGACGACGACATCGGCGCCCTGGAATTCCTTGGTTTGGAATCTATGGCAGACATGGACCCCTACTTTCTCAACAGAATGCGCGCTAGGGTGCCCGGTGTTGCTGCGCTGTGGGTTTGTCTCCAGGCTCAGCTGTTGGGGGGTTCAGTTACTGGTGGCTACTATTAAAGGCCACGCCCTCGGGCACAAGTGACACTGCCCGGTGGGTCCCCCAGTCTCCTTCCTTCCTCTCCTCACTGAATTCGATGGAGGAAGGCCGCGAGGGGAGCGAGAAGCAggtggaggcggcgaagaagctggcGAGGAGCGGCAGCAAGAGCGCCGGGGCGAGGAGCTGGCAGACGCCCGTGcgcgggcacgggcacggcagGAGGTGGTCTTCGTCGACGGACCTGGACTACATCGAGACGGCGCCGGCGGTGACACCCACGCCCACGGCGGGCGGTGCCGCCGCCGGAGCCGCGGTGCTCGGCAGGAGCtactccaccgccgccgcgatCGCGGTCGCCGTCGACGGCGGCATGAAGCAGCAGGAGCGGCAGCAGGcagcgccggagggcgagggggaGGGGGAGCAGCGTCCGAGGAGGCGTTGTGGCGCCGGCGCTCGCCTGTCCCGGAAGATCAAGGAGCACCGGGCGCGGTTCTACATCATCCGCCGCTGCGTCGCCATGCTCGTCTGCTGGCGGGACGCCGACCACTAGCTAGCTTGCTTTGCTCCGCCGGACGTCGCATCGATATGAATATgatccaccagcagcagcagccgccgccgccggcattCGAATGCATGTCGTCTTTGACCGTGACTGACTGTGAAAGTGAATCATTGTTCATGTACCTCCGTTGCTTGTCTCTTGTTATTCATCTAAGTTTGCGATAGACAAGGCTCAGTTCATTAATTATTCTCGCGAATTGATCCATCGATCCTGATGAATGTGGTGCCAATGAAACATGCAGCACATATATATGCATGGTTTGTCACTGTTTTCACTCATCAGAATTTAATCATAAACAACACTAAACTGGCTTAGATTCTTTTCAATAGAATTAAATAAACGATCAGAAAATTTGGAGTAAAGCGAGGAGAGGGGTCGTGTTGTTGAAGATCAATCCCTAACGGTAACAGATCCGGCGGAAAGAAATGGAAACTGCAATGCCTTTCTCCTGGGTTTCATACGTGGTTGTTTGCACTGGACTAGACAAAAATGTATGCATGCATTGAACTGTGCTGGAATGGAAATTAGCTGGCCGGCTGACTGGCAGCAACTGAACGACAGAACGAGAGTAACCGCATGCAGGTGAGTGAGTTGTGCACTCATGCGTTTCATTTTACTGTTTTACAGGTAAGCCGCGACATTTAATTTTTGCGTGACGTTGTGATCAAATGTGTCGTGTGAACTATGTAGCCATTTGGAGTTGTATATAAAAATTGAACTATGTGACGAAGAAAATAATATAggatattttcctatattttgttTAGGAAAACAATCGAGCTTATGCATATAGGTAGCCATGGAGTCTAGAGCAAACATAAATAGTATCCTTGTTCCAAACTGCGATGTTGCGATTAATGAATGTACATGTTACACCGGCATACTACGGTGTAGGA harbors:
- the LOC136514859 gene encoding uncharacterized protein At2g37660, chloroplastic-like isoform X1; the protein is MATAAACVRLASPFTGAPLRHPCQVISARRGPRRAGLAAAGGGSPRTVLVTGAGGRTGQIVYKKLKERAGQFVGRGLVRTGESKGKIGGGDDVFIGDIRDPESIAPAIEGIDALIILTSAVPKMKPRFDPSKRGRPEFYFEEGSYPEQVDWIGQKNQIDAGMVTTPENCMFDSLVDWEKNWGSHSLWSYSVSCC
- the LOC136514859 gene encoding uncharacterized protein At2g37660, chloroplastic-like isoform X3, translating into MATAAACVRLASPFTGAPLRHPCQVISARRGPRRAGLAAAGGGSPRTVLVTGAGGRTGQIVYKKLKERAGQFVGRGLVRTGESKGKIGGGDDVFIGDIRDPESIAPAIEGIDALIILTSAVPKMKPRFDPSKRGRPEFYFEEGSYPEQVDWIGQKNQIDAGCMHNA
- the LOC136514859 gene encoding uncharacterized protein At2g37660, chloroplastic-like isoform X2, which encodes MATAAACVRLASPFTGAPLRHPCQVISARRGPRRAGLAAAGGGSPRTVLVTGAGGRTGQIVYKKLKERAGQFVGRGLVRTGESKGKIGGGDDVFIGDIRDPESIAPAIEGIDALIILTSAVPKMKPRFDPSKRGRPEFYFEEGSYPEQVDWIGQKNQIDAAHVSSRGGLQCPP
- the LOC136515171 gene encoding small polypeptide ROTUNDIFOLIA LIKE 3-like — protein: MEEGREGSEKQVEAAKKLARSGSKSAGARSWQTPVRGHGHGRRWSSSTDLDYIETAPAVTPTPTAGGAAAGAAVLGRSYSTAAAIAVAVDGGMKQQERQQAAPEGEGEGEQRPRRRCGAGARLSRKIKEHRARFYIIRRCVAMLVCWRDADH